From a region of the Roseivirga sp. 4D4 genome:
- a CDS encoding cytochrome c3 family protein codes for MVAKTTIVRFATACLFVCCFLFSGGDLFAQRDAVPTDEAIINIGAGLFEEYACNTCHNVVGKKVGPALAGVYDRRELEWIYSWVKNSTLLIESGDDQAVALFNEYNKLQMAAYDLTNDQILSILAYVRNVEENPVEVVDPAAGGEGAVAQEGGVPAEYLNVMVGVLVFVLLVILIVLGLIISVLRRIAAEKKDISEDDEEVINEKFSLSAFVKSPAVIGIITFLVIALAAKNVIDGLYTVGVQQGYAPEQPIAFSHKLHAGEYEIACQYCHTGVEIGKSANIPSVNICMNCHNYLKTDSPEIQKLYAAQESGQPIEWVRIHNLPDLAYFNHSQHVKVGEIECQTCHGEIQEMEVVKQHAPLTMGWCIDCHRNTDINSQGNGYYDKLVELHNKSSKTPMKVADIGGLECAKCHY; via the coding sequence ATGGTAGCGAAAACAACCATTGTCCGATTTGCGACAGCATGCCTCTTTGTATGCTGTTTTCTTTTTTCTGGGGGTGATCTATTTGCCCAAAGAGATGCAGTTCCAACTGATGAAGCCATCATCAATATCGGAGCCGGACTATTCGAAGAATATGCTTGTAACACTTGCCATAATGTGGTGGGTAAGAAAGTAGGTCCTGCTTTAGCTGGTGTCTATGACAGAAGAGAATTAGAATGGATCTATTCATGGGTGAAGAATTCGACACTATTGATAGAAAGTGGTGACGATCAGGCAGTAGCGCTCTTTAATGAGTACAACAAGCTTCAGATGGCGGCTTACGATCTGACCAACGATCAAATCTTGTCAATTCTCGCTTATGTTAGAAATGTAGAAGAGAATCCGGTTGAGGTTGTTGACCCAGCCGCAGGTGGAGAAGGCGCAGTTGCACAAGAAGGTGGTGTACCGGCAGAGTATCTCAACGTAATGGTCGGAGTGCTCGTTTTTGTACTTCTGGTCATTCTGATTGTACTTGGACTGATCATTAGCGTACTGAGAAGAATCGCTGCTGAGAAGAAAGATATTTCTGAAGATGACGAAGAGGTTATTAACGAAAAGTTCAGTCTATCTGCCTTCGTAAAAAGTCCTGCGGTTATCGGTATTATCACTTTCCTGGTGATTGCCTTAGCCGCGAAAAACGTAATTGACGGACTCTATACGGTAGGTGTTCAGCAGGGTTATGCTCCTGAGCAGCCAATCGCTTTTTCACATAAACTTCACGCAGGCGAATATGAAATCGCTTGTCAGTATTGCCACACAGGAGTAGAGATTGGTAAGTCTGCCAACATTCCTTCGGTAAACATCTGTATGAACTGTCACAACTACTTGAAGACAGATTCGCCTGAAATTCAAAAACTTTATGCTGCTCAAGAATCTGGGCAACCAATTGAGTGGGTTAGAATTCACAACCTGCCAGATTTAGCCTATTTCAATCACTCACAGCACGTGAAGGTGGGAGAGATAGAGTGTCAAACTTGTCACGGAGAAATTCAGGAAATGGAAGTCGTAAAACAACATGCTCCTTTAACAATGGGCTGGTGTATCGACTGTCATAGAAATACTGATATTAATTCTCAGGGCAATGGTTACTACGACAAGCTTGTAGAACTACATAATAAGAGTTCGAAGACGCCAATGAAAGTGGCGGACATCGGTGGTTTGGAATGTGCTAAGTGCCACTATTAA
- the rpsA gene encoding 30S ribosomal protein S1, protein MSEEKKAPEAVEETVVAQETQEAPAVEEKVEATEVAEETPVVEEKPKAKKAPAKKAAKKEAEPAQEEFDWEAFETKGFGEGYSSKEREDLEALYGDTLNTIEEKKVIHGTVVSITPRDIVLNIGYKSDGLVSSSEFRDTPDLKIGDQIEVYIEEQENAQGQLVLSRRKAKIVRAWELIQDASENDKVIEGFVKRRTKGGLIVDVYGVESFLPGSQIDVKPIRDFDVFVGKKMEVKVVKINYTNDNVVVSHKVLIEKDLEKQKALILENLEKGQVLEGVIKNMTNFGVFIDLGGVDGLLHITDISWGRINDPAEVLNLDEKVNVVVLDFDDDKRRISLGMKQLTEHPWDQLDAAIEVGSKVKGSIVNVADYGAFLELNAGVEGLIHVSEMSWSQHLRNPQDFISVGDELEAVVLTLDRDERKMSLGIKQLTEDPWTKQDVLTKYGVGTNHTGIVRNLTNFGLFIELEEGIDGLVHVSDLSWTKKIKHPSEFVKVGDELEVQVLELDIDNKRLALGHKQLEENPWDTFETVFTPGSAHKTTVISKNDKGASLELPYGLEGIATNKNLKKEDGSNVEVGETLDFVVVEFSKDDKRIVMSHTYTHTAPEKPAAPVRKAKSGGSAKAKAKLKNNDAEVSTLGDLDALSALKAEMEDNTKKANEKKAADKKKADAKATKAKKEEAPKAEAPEADAAEEATEE, encoded by the coding sequence ATGTCAGAAGAAAAAAAAGCACCTGAAGCAGTAGAGGAAACTGTAGTTGCTCAGGAAACTCAAGAGGCACCAGCCGTTGAGGAAAAAGTAGAGGCAACTGAAGTTGCTGAAGAGACTCCAGTAGTAGAAGAGAAACCAAAAGCTAAGAAAGCACCAGCTAAAAAAGCTGCTAAGAAAGAAGCTGAACCCGCTCAAGAAGAATTTGATTGGGAGGCTTTTGAAACTAAAGGTTTTGGAGAAGGCTACTCTAGCAAGGAGAGAGAAGATTTAGAGGCGCTATATGGCGATACTTTAAATACGATCGAGGAGAAGAAAGTGATCCATGGTACTGTAGTATCGATCACGCCAAGAGATATTGTGCTAAACATCGGCTACAAGTCAGATGGTTTGGTAAGTTCTTCAGAATTCAGAGATACACCTGATTTAAAAATCGGTGATCAGATTGAAGTATACATTGAAGAGCAAGAAAACGCACAAGGACAACTAGTGCTTTCTAGAAGAAAGGCGAAGATTGTACGTGCATGGGAATTGATCCAAGATGCTAGCGAAAATGATAAGGTAATCGAAGGCTTCGTAAAAAGAAGAACTAAAGGTGGTCTTATTGTTGACGTTTACGGTGTTGAATCATTCTTGCCAGGTTCACAAATTGATGTGAAGCCAATCAGAGACTTTGATGTTTTTGTAGGTAAGAAAATGGAAGTGAAAGTTGTGAAAATCAACTACACTAACGACAACGTAGTAGTATCTCATAAAGTACTAATCGAGAAAGATCTTGAGAAGCAAAAAGCACTTATCCTTGAGAACCTTGAGAAAGGTCAAGTATTGGAGGGTGTTATCAAGAACATGACCAACTTCGGTGTATTCATCGATCTAGGTGGTGTTGATGGTCTATTGCACATCACTGATATCTCTTGGGGTAGAATCAATGACCCAGCTGAGGTATTGAACCTTGATGAGAAAGTGAATGTAGTAGTACTTGACTTCGATGATGACAAGAGAAGAATTTCTCTTGGTATGAAGCAATTGACTGAGCACCCTTGGGATCAGTTAGATGCTGCTATCGAAGTAGGTTCTAAAGTGAAAGGTTCTATCGTGAATGTTGCTGATTATGGTGCGTTCCTTGAGCTTAATGCTGGCGTTGAAGGTTTGATCCACGTTTCTGAAATGTCTTGGTCTCAGCACTTGAGAAACCCACAAGACTTCATCAGTGTTGGAGATGAGCTTGAAGCAGTTGTATTGACACTTGACAGAGACGAAAGAAAAATGTCTCTAGGTATTAAGCAATTGACTGAAGATCCTTGGACTAAGCAAGATGTATTGACTAAGTACGGTGTTGGTACTAACCACACAGGTATCGTAAGAAACCTAACCAACTTCGGTTTATTCATTGAGCTAGAAGAAGGTATCGATGGTTTAGTACACGTTTCTGATCTTTCTTGGACTAAGAAAATCAAACATCCATCTGAATTTGTAAAAGTTGGAGATGAGCTTGAAGTACAGGTACTTGAGCTTGATATTGATAACAAGCGTTTGGCACTAGGTCATAAGCAGTTGGAAGAGAATCCATGGGATACTTTCGAAACTGTATTCACTCCAGGTTCTGCTCACAAGACAACGGTAATTTCTAAAAATGACAAAGGTGCTTCTCTAGAATTGCCTTACGGACTTGAAGGAATTGCTACGAACAAGAACTTGAAGAAAGAAGATGGTTCTAATGTAGAAGTAGGTGAGACTTTAGATTTCGTTGTAGTTGAATTCTCTAAGGATGACAAGCGAATTGTAATGTCACATACTTATACGCATACTGCTCCTGAAAAACCTGCGGCTCCTGTTAGAAAGGCCAAGTCAGGTGGTTCTGCTAAAGCAAAAGCGAAACTGAAGAACAATGATGCTGAAGTTTCTACTTTAGGAGATCTTGATGCACTTTCTGCATTGAAAGCTGAGATGGAAGATAACACCAAGAAGGCTAACGAGAAGAAAGCTGCTGACAAGAAGAAAGCAGACGCGAAAGCAACTAAAGCTAAGAAAGAAGAAGCTCCTAAGGCTGAGGCTCCAGAAGCTGACGCTGCTGAAGAAGCAACTGAAGAGTAA